The Novipirellula aureliae sequence AAAGAGGACGACCAACAGCAAACCAGCAAAAGCAGTTCTAGCAAGGCGGCGGTGGTTCGTTATGCCAAAGCGGCAAGCGATAGCGTTAGCTCCGAAATCGAAAAAGTGATTTGTCATGATTGCAGGGCCGATTGTAACAGCTTTTGCGATTCCCAAAAAGCTGGGGAGACCGATTGTTTCGATCGCTCCTATTTTAGAACGGCATGCTTGCCACGCAAACGGTAAATCACCAAGAAAATGCGCCATTAAATAGGCAAGACGCAACTACCGGGTATTTTGCGAGCAATCCGAAAGATCGGTATGGCCCAACTTCGTTCAGCGCGTATCAATAATTGCTACCGATTCGACGATGTGTTTATTATCCCAAGGACGAACGACGTGAGACGTTGGTCGTTTCCTTTGAAATGATTGTGAAGGAAGGATCTTTCACCCCTAAAATGATTTCACCCCGCTCCCCCCAGTTCATTCCTTTGAGGGCAACATGCTCGTCCTATCCAGACACCGTGACGAAAGCATCATGATTGGTGACGATGTCGTCGTTACCATCGTCGATATCCGAGGTGATAAAGTTCGCTTGGGTATCGAAGCACCCCAGTCGATTCCGGTTCATCGTCAAGAGGTTTACGACGCGATACAGCGAGAAAACCGCAAAGCCTCGCAAACCGGAACCGATGCGACGAAAGACGTTCGCCCGGGTAAAGCGTGACCCATCTCCGCTCTGCTCTCCGAGCGGAAAGCGTTCTCGGCCCAAAATGCGAAAGCTGTCGTCAAGCCAATCGGAGGACGCCGCCAACTCGGAGAGCTAAGCGTCATTGCCGCAACATTGCCTGAGACGATCCACGTATCGATCTCTTTGGCCGGCTCAACACCAGTCGAACTATCGCTCGATTTTTGGCAGAGCAAGAAAATCGGTTGCGGTCGCAATTTGTTCCGCTTCTTCTTGAGGAGCGAACAGCGATCCGAAGAAACCAGGTGTCTTCGTTTCAGTCGTCGCCGGTTCCTTGGCGACGAACAAATTTGCAGGCGACAAACGACTGGGGTCGAAAATCTCTTTCGTCTTTTGCCAACTCTTCGACGCGGTATCCTTTACGTCACTGACCAAACCATCTTTCTTTTTGATGATCCTTGTCTTGTCTTCCTGACCGGGAAGCATGGACTTGAAGGACGGCATTTTCCAGTTCATCGGATTGAGATTGCTCATGAATTGGCCTATCGACGCTGGGGCTGAAGTCTCAGCTGGCGTTTGAGCTTCAACCGAAGAGCAACACAACGCGATCGAAAATGCAACGCCTAACGCTGCCGTGATGTTTTTCATTCTGTTCATGCAAAGAAATCCTTGTGCTAGCAGGCCAGGAAAGACCCAGAATACTCCAGCTTCCTCGCTGGATGCAAAACGTTTGAACGTGAACTGTTAACGAG is a genomic window containing:
- the csrA gene encoding carbon storage regulator CsrA, coding for MLVLSRHRDESIMIGDDVVVTIVDIRGDKVRLGIEAPQSIPVHRQEVYDAIQRENRKASQTGTDATKDVRPGKA